From Halichondria panicea chromosome 12, odHalPani1.1, whole genome shotgun sequence, a single genomic window includes:
- the LOC135345050 gene encoding mucin-like protein isoform X2 — translation MRVYMKSRVKMVAQDQSHWNMMAFLFQIILIFHQLGDACAQDSISTSNGRDFYIGYMRNFAGTSFTTLRLWIGTTSTENVEYVIESRGEIIQQQGTVNSTSPTTVAIDANFQVTDSNFENREKGLHIYITIDTGSIYVIADNSVSPHNQGVFLAYPCLTFNEDEYEYYVISTEVVSTPQSQLLLVGCENDTKISIIPSQPITLPRDLQSSNTSDSISLEAEDVHNGTIHQLQTVLISSNGDLTGTRIVSSKPLSVIAGHQCGNVPSNTTGCEPFAVQVPPSFTWGNKFLLASFGGRDADTVFKFVSTVPTNVVIACEQTLRLTNITEFQFAVSASMYCSLHSSEPILLVQLATSGSGDGRGDPAIALVSPVDQYVHNISFLAPPANTFSGVYISVTVSTEYYSSDSIFYDGEVLDCTWKEIYGDNSMVTGYGCNYTITNLRTDLPSQHVVSHLEPNGLISVLVYAFSTSNIGVAYLTGQEITAGFIGEGNDGNIGDFVEFFDITEFPGVAELDRDVLDGASEAIIIPNGLWFGQDIVTEAFVNENGVISFDKPWGFSYPDRFPTDYYWTQLGKAIAPFWSDNDIRKEGHVRYATYCNITDTTGCSYHAEGQAILDEVNLFIQANRGADADFFAGDWMLIAQWDHVHPYPHGSDNTQGIREEVLSKTNTYQAIVVSDTIHTSMIFTYICGDLQWSAFGSSRNAAVVGYNSAGNIYFNHPLSGYTSIGESLSCAIRLGKRRKRQSVRGSSILEDVQTAIAECSNMLGFDAHTDVDNYVSMLEPCPCIKSQADLDTARFRPQSDSVNCYVSMKPLSTTPDVLTSMRSMIVQQCCYNDNGALITMESVDAGSLLFQHPLREPTKYNKIRNQLNNDVTFGDKTFKMTCCTGYVQGKDFCMKFFQRRPNNNCSGYRPPVVGAGWGDPHFTTFDGLKFDFQGIGDFTVFKTLSPSITVQGRMERIIDNHRATWHTGLAFGDTDKSFEVTGTNNGPTGWRIVESNNEITDQLPPVSRWPDDDTTLVQLRRDRNNKLTADFFRSGISLIINLHWYKNCNFFSYKLKVPTSYMRQVRGLLGNFDGSLSIDRELFTRENQPVPYTSDQGVYSAMTSWMVTESLLFRNAYVPVPNDDDHGTRKRRQAPNAYTPTFFDNLNFNDTQRTLCENNRQCLYDLFITEDNDVAQTTLDTEKETNMTIATLNNFPPNISAEATLRVNLGEQSVLALSLVDSDDNFTLNIQDGLPDSPILEKISDGEYFFMWTLQQVTNKTLVFIANDTRGAASLFIPTVEICACVNEGVCTLDGLLTSNTTVVMNCLCSEAYDGRFCQEDRNGCSEIQCFEGVECMDIPAPGVGAVCGDCPLGYTGDSLKCYDIDECFLDANLCEQVCTNTDGGFVCSCVEGYQLMANQCEDINECHTINDCQQLCLNTEGSYTCSCNEGFNLSTDGRNCTADFPCNGSCSFACAVIDGLEQCYCQNGFQLDIVNETLCIDQNECQESNPCEHECTNNKGSFSCSCSTGYQLLSDGKRCEDIDECFQAAFISTDLCENDPNSQCINTEGSFECTCAAGYNNLTINGSCQRVRNEPPPKVDVIIDETSIENSVNFTSSTLTPDTFTPDRQQLFRETTAIAVNNYCTSVSCKLILPSGEIQKVTQLVIFSANVAIPTSLIKKKDGENMMFVVFVQVDEAYLSKDNLEYAIMNAAELYKMNGFLPTFELTPSTPTVWSGSALIGVIVGVIAVPIVLVILILLAVLCKKCCFNKSKINPSHQIELSTVVDNPFQDKVDKDHH, via the exons CTACATCAAATGGCAGGGATTTCTACATCGGTTACATGCGCAATTTTGCTGGTACAAGTTTCACAACTCTCAGGCTATGGATTGGTACCACTTCTACAGAGAATGTTGAGTATGTAATCGAGTCACGAGGTGAAATAATTCAACAACAAGGAACAGTAAACAGTACCTCACCTACTACGGTTGCAATTGATGCCAATTTCCAGGTTACTGATAGCAATTTTGAAAATCGAGAAAAAGGACTCCATATCTATATCACGATTGACACGGGATCGATTTATGTCATTGCGGACAATTCTGTCTCCCCACACAATCAAGGGGTCTTTCTGGCATATCCTTGCTTGACATTCAATGAAGATGAATATGAGTACTATGTAATCTCTACCGAAGTAGTTAGTACTCCCCAAAGTCAACTCTTACTTGTTGGGTGTGAAAATGATACAAAGATATCGATTATACCGTCTCAACCCATCACTCTTCCACGAGATTTACAGTCATCAAACACATCGGATTCAATTTCATTAGAGGCAGAAGATGTTCACAATGGTACTATTCATCAATTGCAAACAGTTCTGATCTCCAGTAACGGAGATTTAACTGGAACAAGAATTGTGTCAAGTAAACCACTGTCCGTTATTGCTGGGCATCAATGTGGAAACGTGCCTTCAAACACTACTGGTTGTGAACCGTTTGCAGTTCAGGTTCCCCCTTCTTTTACCTGGGGAAATAAGTTTCTTTTAGCAAGTTTTGGTGGTAGAGATGCTGATACTGTTTTCAAGTTTGTGTCTACCGTGCCAACAAACGTTGTTATCGCATGTGAGCAGACTTTGAGACTTACAAATATTACCGAATTTCAATTTGCAGTTTCAGCGAGCATGTATTGTTCTCTACATTCTTCAGAACCAATTCTTTTGGTTCAATTGGCAACATCAGGCAGCGGTGATGGTAGGGGCGACCCAGCTATAGCTCTTGTCTCACCAGTAGATCAATACGTTCACAACATTTCGTTTCTGGCACCCCCGGCAAACACTTTCTCTGGAGTATACATTAGTGTCACAGTTTCAACTGAATACTACAGTTCTGATAGTATCTTTTACGATGGTGAAGTTCTTGATTGTACTTGGAAGGAGATATATGGTGACAATAGCATGGTCACTGGATATGGGTGCAACTACACCATTACTAACCTTCGCACTGATTTACCTTCACAGCATGTAGTTTCACATTTGGAACCTAACGGTCTTATTTCTGTATTAGTGTATGCCTTCAGCACATCCAATATAGGCGTGGCCTATCTGACTGGCCAAGAAATAACAGCTGGATTCATAGGTGAAG GTAATGACGGCAACATAGGTGATTTTGTAGAATTTTTTGATATCACTGAGTTTCCGGGAGTTGCTGAGTTAGACCGTGATGTGTTGGATGGTGCATCAGAAGCAATCATAATCCCAAACGGTTTATGGTTTGGACAAGATATTGTGACGGAAGCGTTT GTAAATGAAAATGGAGTCATTTCATTTGATAAACCATGGGGATTCTCCTATCCTGATCGATTTCCCACGGACTATTACTGGACACAACTTGGAAAAGCGATTGCACCATTTTGGAGTGACAATGACATTCGAAAAGAAGGCCATGTTAGGTATGCCACCTACTGCAACATTACAGACACAACTGGGTGTAGCTATCATGCTGAAGGTCAAGCTATCTTGGATGAAGTAAATCTGTTCATTCAAGCAAATCGTGGAGCAGATGCCGATTTCTTTGCTGGAGATTGGATGCTAAttgcacagtgggaccatgtCCATCCCTATCCGCATGGTTCAGATAATACGCAGGGTATTCGAGAAGAAGTCTTGAGCAAA ACCAATACCTACCAAGCAATCGTTGTGAGTGACACTATTCATACGTCGATGATTTTTACCTACATCTGTGGAGACTTGCAATGGAGTGCGTTTGGATCAAGTAGAAATGCTGCTGTTGTTGGTTATAATTCTGCTGGAAACATATATTTTAATCATCCATTATCAGGCTATACATCCATTGGAGAATCACTGTCATGTGCAATAAGGCTCGGCAAGAGAAGAAAGAGGCAGAGTGTAAGAGGGAGCTCTATTTTAGAAGATGTACAAACTGCTATTGCAGAATGCAGCAATATGTTGGGATTCGATGCTCATACTGatgtagataattatgtatcaatGCTGGAGCCCTGTCCTTGCATTAAAAGCCAGGCTGATCTGGACACGGCACGATTTAGACCTCAAAGTGACAGTGTAAATTGCTATGTTTCGATGAAACCTCTTTCTACAACTCCCGATGTACTGACATCCATGAGAAGTATGATTGTTCAACAATGCTGCTACAATGATAA TGGAGCACTGATCACTATGGAAAGTGTTGATGCTGGATCGCTACTTTTTCAACATCCCTTACGAGAACCAACTAAATACAACAAAATAAGGAACCAGCTGAATAACGATGTGACTTTTGGCGATAAGACATTTAAAATGACTTGCTGCACTGGTTATGTACAAGGGAAAGATTTCTGTATGAAATTCTTTCAAAGAAGACCTAACAACAATTGCAGTGGATATAGACCACCTGTTGTAG GTGCTGGCTGGGGAGATCCACACTTCACTACATTTGATGGGTTAAAGTTTGACTTTCAAGGAATCGGAGACTTTACAGTGTTCAAAACGTTGTCTCCTTCAATTACTGTTCAAGGGAGAATGGAGAGAATCATCGATAATCATAGAGCTACGTGGCATACTGGCCTTGCCTTTGGAGACACTGATAAATCATTTGAa GTGACTGGCACAAACAATGGGCCAACAGGATGGAGAATTGTGGAGTCCAATAATGAAATCACCGACCAACTTCCCCCGGTCAGTAGATGGCCAGATGATGACACTACTTTAGTACAGTTACGGAGAGATAGAAACAACAAACTTACTGCAGATTTTTTCAGAAGTGGAATATCACTAATTATTAATTTGCACTGGTACAAAAACTGTAATTTCTTTAGCTACAAACTTAAAGTCCCCACTTCATACATGCGTCAAGTACGAGGATTGCTTGGGAATTTTGATGGTAGTCTTAGTATTGATCGTGAGCTATTTACAAGAGAGAACCAGCCTGTACCCTACACATCGGATCAAGGAGTTTATTCCGCTATGACCTCAT GGATGGTGACAGAGTCACTTTTATTTCGTAATGCTTATGTACCTGTACCTAATGATGATGACCATGGTACAAGAAAGAGGCGTCAAGCACCAAATGCATATACTCCAACATTTTTTGATAACTTGAATTTTAATGACACACAAAGAACGCTTTGTGAAAACAATCGACAGTGTCTGTACGATTTGTTTATTACTGAAGACAATGATGTCGCACAGACTACATTGGACACAGAAAAAGAAACTAATATGACTATTGCAACTTTAA ATAATTTTCCACCAAACATTTCAGCTGAAGCTACTTTAAGGGTCAACCTAGGGGAACAGTCTGTTCTCGCTCTAAGTTTGGTTGATTCGGATGATAATTTTACATTGAATATCCAAGATGGCCTACCTGACAGCCCCATATTGGAGAAGATCTCAGATGGGGAGTATTTCTTTATGTGGACTTTGCAACAAGTTACCAACAAGACTCTTGTGTTCATTGCTAACGATACGAGAGGTGCTGCCTCACTTTTCATTCCAACTGTGGAAATCTGTGCCTGTGTCAATGAAGGAGTTTGCACACTGGATGGTTTACTCACCAGCAATACCACTGTTGTGATGAACTGCTTGTGTAGTGAAG CGTATGACGGGAGGTTCTGTCAGGAAGATCGCAATGGCTGTTCGGAGATCCAGTGTTTTGAGGGGGTGGAGTGCATGGACATTCCTGCTCCTGGGGTGGGGGCGGTGTGTGGAGATTGTCCCCTGGGTTACACAGGAGACTCACTCAAGTGTTACG ATATTGACGAGTGTTTCCTTGATGCTAATCTATGTGAACAAGTATGCACAAATACTGATGGAGGATTTGTGTGCTCTTGTGTGGAAGGCTATCAGCTTATGGCAAACCAGTgcgaag ATATTAATGAGTGCCATACTATTAACGATTGTCAGCAGCTGTGTCTTAACACTGAGGGCTCGTACACCTGCAGCTGTAATGAAGGGTTTAACCTGTCAACCGATGGTAGAAATTGTACAG CTGATTTTCCCTGTAATGGATCTTGTTCATTTGCGTGTGCTGTCATTGATGGACTAGAACAGTGCTATTGTCAAAATGGATTCCAACTGGACATCGTTAATGAAACCCTATGTATTG ATCAAAATGAATGCCAGGAGAGCAATCCTTGCGAGCATGAGTGCACCAACAACAAGGGCTCGTTCAGCTGCTCCTGTAGCACTGGCTATCAGCTCCTCAGTGATGGCAAAAGATGTGAAG ATATCGATGAATGCTTTCAAGCTGCTTTTATTTCAACTGACCTCTGTGAAAATGACCCAAACTCTCAATGTATAAATACCGAAGGATCTTTTGAGTGTACTTGTGCAGCTGGTTACAACAACCTAACAATAAATGGTTCCTGTCAAC GGGTGAGGAATGAGCCACCACCCAAAGTTGATGTGATTATTGATGAAACCAGCATTGAAAACAGTGTGAATTTCACCTCCTCAACATTGACACCTGACACA TTCACGCCAGATCGTCAGCAACTATTTAGAGAAACAACTGCAATTGCTGTCAATAACTATTGCACCTCAGTATCCTGCAAGTTGATACTTCCATCAGGAGAAATACAAAA AGTCACCCAACTCGTTATCTTTTCAGCAAATGTTGCCATTCCGACTTCCCTCATCAAGAAAAAAGACGGAGAGAATATGATGTTTGTTGTGTTTGTTCAAGTTGACGAAGCTTATCTCTCAAAAGATAATTTAGAGTACGCAATAATG AATGCTGCAGAACTCTACAAAATGAACGGATTCCTTCCCACTTTTGAGCTTACTCCTTCTACTCCAACTGTGTGGAGTGGTTCAGCACTGATCGGAGTGATAGTGGGAGTTATAGCAGTACCTATTGTTTTGGTGATACTAATTCTCCTAGCTGTTTTGTG TAAAAAATGCTGCTTCAATAAAAGTAAAATAAATCCGAGTCATCAGATTGAGTTGAGCACTGTTGTTGACAATCCTTTCCAAGATAAAGTCGATAAAGATCATCATTAA
- the LOC135345053 gene encoding von Willebrand factor-like translates to MKNLILLFTVVAMGTIASAGSIFQSHQNTVVCPVQGQIFKFCASACTAYCTTPFRFRFCTHQCTQRCECPAGQVIDKNKNKCVPRNQCPRDVCVVNGVTYNVGDYFKDRCNSCTCGNSGRAICTKRACWSNTIG, encoded by the exons ATGAAGAACTTAATTCTACTGTTCACCGTCGTTGCTATGGGAACCATAGCGTCTGCTGGATCTATTTTTCAATCTCACCAAAATACAG TGGTGTGCCCCGTCCAAGGCCAGATATTCAAGTTTTGCGCGTCGGCCTGTACTGCTTACTGCACCACCCCCTTCCGTTTCCGTTTCTGTACACATCAATGCACACAAAGATGTGAGTGTCCTGCAGGACAGGTTATTGATAAGAACAAGAATAAATGTGTTCCACGAAATCAGTGCCCAC GAGATGTATGCGTCGTAAATGGGGTGACTTACAATGTTGGAGACTATTTCAAAGACCGATGCAATTCCTG CACGTGTGGTAACAGTGGCAGGGCAATTTGTACCAAGAGGGCCTGCTGGAGTAACA ctataggttgA
- the LOC135345050 gene encoding mucin-like protein isoform X1 — MRVYMKSRVKMVAQDQSHWNMMAFLFQIILIFHQLGDACAQDSISTSNGRDFYIGYMRNFAGTSFTTLRLWIGTTSTENVEYVIESRGEIIQQQGTVNSTSPTTVAIDANFQVTDSNFENREKGLHIYITIDTGSIYVIADNSVSPHNQGVFLAYPCLTFNEDEYEYYVISTEVVSTPQSQLLLVGCENDTKISIIPSQPITLPRDLQSSNTSDSISLEAEDVHNGTIHQLQTVLISSNGDLTGTRIVSSKPLSVIAGHQCGNVPSNTTGCEPFAVQVPPSFTWGNKFLLASFGGRDADTVFKFVSTVPTNVVIACEQTLRLTNITEFQFAVSASMYCSLHSSEPILLVQLATSGSGDGRGDPAIALVSPVDQYVHNISFLAPPANTFSGVYISVTVSTEYYSSDSIFYDGEVLDCTWKEIYGDNSMVTGYGCNYTITNLRTDLPSQHVVSHLEPNGLISVLVYAFSTSNIGVAYLTGQEITAGFIGEGNDGNIGDFVEFFDITEFPGVAELDRDVLDGASEAIIIPNGLWFGQDIVTEAFVNENGVISFDKPWGFSYPDRFPTDYYWTQLGKAIAPFWSDNDIRKEGHVRYATYCNITDTTGCSYHAEGQAILDEVNLFIQANRGADADFFAGDWMLIAQWDHVHPYPHGSDNTQGIREEVLSKTNTYQAIVVSDTIHTSMIFTYICGDLQWSAFGSSRNAAVVGYNSAGNIYFNHPLSGYTSIGESLSCAIRLGKRRKRQSVRGSSILEDVQTAIAECSNMLGFDAHTDVDNYVSMLEPCPCIKSQADLDTARFRPQSDSVNCYVSMKPLSTTPDVLTSMRSMIVQQCCYNDNGALITMESVDAGSLLFQHPLREPTKYNKIRNQLNNDVTFGDKTFKMTCCTGYVQGKDFCMKFFQRRPNNNCSGYRPPVVVMYVGAGWGDPHFTTFDGLKFDFQGIGDFTVFKTLSPSITVQGRMERIIDNHRATWHTGLAFGDTDKSFEVTGTNNGPTGWRIVESNNEITDQLPPVSRWPDDDTTLVQLRRDRNNKLTADFFRSGISLIINLHWYKNCNFFSYKLKVPTSYMRQVRGLLGNFDGSLSIDRELFTRENQPVPYTSDQGVYSAMTSWMVTESLLFRNAYVPVPNDDDHGTRKRRQAPNAYTPTFFDNLNFNDTQRTLCENNRQCLYDLFITEDNDVAQTTLDTEKETNMTIATLNNFPPNISAEATLRVNLGEQSVLALSLVDSDDNFTLNIQDGLPDSPILEKISDGEYFFMWTLQQVTNKTLVFIANDTRGAASLFIPTVEICACVNEGVCTLDGLLTSNTTVVMNCLCSEAYDGRFCQEDRNGCSEIQCFEGVECMDIPAPGVGAVCGDCPLGYTGDSLKCYDIDECFLDANLCEQVCTNTDGGFVCSCVEGYQLMANQCEDINECHTINDCQQLCLNTEGSYTCSCNEGFNLSTDGRNCTADFPCNGSCSFACAVIDGLEQCYCQNGFQLDIVNETLCIDQNECQESNPCEHECTNNKGSFSCSCSTGYQLLSDGKRCEDIDECFQAAFISTDLCENDPNSQCINTEGSFECTCAAGYNNLTINGSCQRVRNEPPPKVDVIIDETSIENSVNFTSSTLTPDTFTPDRQQLFRETTAIAVNNYCTSVSCKLILPSGEIQKVTQLVIFSANVAIPTSLIKKKDGENMMFVVFVQVDEAYLSKDNLEYAIMNAAELYKMNGFLPTFELTPSTPTVWSGSALIGVIVGVIAVPIVLVILILLAVLCKKCCFNKSKINPSHQIELSTVVDNPFQDKVDKDHH, encoded by the exons CTACATCAAATGGCAGGGATTTCTACATCGGTTACATGCGCAATTTTGCTGGTACAAGTTTCACAACTCTCAGGCTATGGATTGGTACCACTTCTACAGAGAATGTTGAGTATGTAATCGAGTCACGAGGTGAAATAATTCAACAACAAGGAACAGTAAACAGTACCTCACCTACTACGGTTGCAATTGATGCCAATTTCCAGGTTACTGATAGCAATTTTGAAAATCGAGAAAAAGGACTCCATATCTATATCACGATTGACACGGGATCGATTTATGTCATTGCGGACAATTCTGTCTCCCCACACAATCAAGGGGTCTTTCTGGCATATCCTTGCTTGACATTCAATGAAGATGAATATGAGTACTATGTAATCTCTACCGAAGTAGTTAGTACTCCCCAAAGTCAACTCTTACTTGTTGGGTGTGAAAATGATACAAAGATATCGATTATACCGTCTCAACCCATCACTCTTCCACGAGATTTACAGTCATCAAACACATCGGATTCAATTTCATTAGAGGCAGAAGATGTTCACAATGGTACTATTCATCAATTGCAAACAGTTCTGATCTCCAGTAACGGAGATTTAACTGGAACAAGAATTGTGTCAAGTAAACCACTGTCCGTTATTGCTGGGCATCAATGTGGAAACGTGCCTTCAAACACTACTGGTTGTGAACCGTTTGCAGTTCAGGTTCCCCCTTCTTTTACCTGGGGAAATAAGTTTCTTTTAGCAAGTTTTGGTGGTAGAGATGCTGATACTGTTTTCAAGTTTGTGTCTACCGTGCCAACAAACGTTGTTATCGCATGTGAGCAGACTTTGAGACTTACAAATATTACCGAATTTCAATTTGCAGTTTCAGCGAGCATGTATTGTTCTCTACATTCTTCAGAACCAATTCTTTTGGTTCAATTGGCAACATCAGGCAGCGGTGATGGTAGGGGCGACCCAGCTATAGCTCTTGTCTCACCAGTAGATCAATACGTTCACAACATTTCGTTTCTGGCACCCCCGGCAAACACTTTCTCTGGAGTATACATTAGTGTCACAGTTTCAACTGAATACTACAGTTCTGATAGTATCTTTTACGATGGTGAAGTTCTTGATTGTACTTGGAAGGAGATATATGGTGACAATAGCATGGTCACTGGATATGGGTGCAACTACACCATTACTAACCTTCGCACTGATTTACCTTCACAGCATGTAGTTTCACATTTGGAACCTAACGGTCTTATTTCTGTATTAGTGTATGCCTTCAGCACATCCAATATAGGCGTGGCCTATCTGACTGGCCAAGAAATAACAGCTGGATTCATAGGTGAAG GTAATGACGGCAACATAGGTGATTTTGTAGAATTTTTTGATATCACTGAGTTTCCGGGAGTTGCTGAGTTAGACCGTGATGTGTTGGATGGTGCATCAGAAGCAATCATAATCCCAAACGGTTTATGGTTTGGACAAGATATTGTGACGGAAGCGTTT GTAAATGAAAATGGAGTCATTTCATTTGATAAACCATGGGGATTCTCCTATCCTGATCGATTTCCCACGGACTATTACTGGACACAACTTGGAAAAGCGATTGCACCATTTTGGAGTGACAATGACATTCGAAAAGAAGGCCATGTTAGGTATGCCACCTACTGCAACATTACAGACACAACTGGGTGTAGCTATCATGCTGAAGGTCAAGCTATCTTGGATGAAGTAAATCTGTTCATTCAAGCAAATCGTGGAGCAGATGCCGATTTCTTTGCTGGAGATTGGATGCTAAttgcacagtgggaccatgtCCATCCCTATCCGCATGGTTCAGATAATACGCAGGGTATTCGAGAAGAAGTCTTGAGCAAA ACCAATACCTACCAAGCAATCGTTGTGAGTGACACTATTCATACGTCGATGATTTTTACCTACATCTGTGGAGACTTGCAATGGAGTGCGTTTGGATCAAGTAGAAATGCTGCTGTTGTTGGTTATAATTCTGCTGGAAACATATATTTTAATCATCCATTATCAGGCTATACATCCATTGGAGAATCACTGTCATGTGCAATAAGGCTCGGCAAGAGAAGAAAGAGGCAGAGTGTAAGAGGGAGCTCTATTTTAGAAGATGTACAAACTGCTATTGCAGAATGCAGCAATATGTTGGGATTCGATGCTCATACTGatgtagataattatgtatcaatGCTGGAGCCCTGTCCTTGCATTAAAAGCCAGGCTGATCTGGACACGGCACGATTTAGACCTCAAAGTGACAGTGTAAATTGCTATGTTTCGATGAAACCTCTTTCTACAACTCCCGATGTACTGACATCCATGAGAAGTATGATTGTTCAACAATGCTGCTACAATGATAA TGGAGCACTGATCACTATGGAAAGTGTTGATGCTGGATCGCTACTTTTTCAACATCCCTTACGAGAACCAACTAAATACAACAAAATAAGGAACCAGCTGAATAACGATGTGACTTTTGGCGATAAGACATTTAAAATGACTTGCTGCACTGGTTATGTACAAGGGAAAGATTTCTGTATGAAATTCTTTCAAAGAAGACCTAACAACAATTGCAGTGGATATAGACCACCTGTTGTAG TGATGTACGTAGGTGCTGGCTGGGGAGATCCACACTTCACTACATTTGATGGGTTAAAGTTTGACTTTCAAGGAATCGGAGACTTTACAGTGTTCAAAACGTTGTCTCCTTCAATTACTGTTCAAGGGAGAATGGAGAGAATCATCGATAATCATAGAGCTACGTGGCATACTGGCCTTGCCTTTGGAGACACTGATAAATCATTTGAa GTGACTGGCACAAACAATGGGCCAACAGGATGGAGAATTGTGGAGTCCAATAATGAAATCACCGACCAACTTCCCCCGGTCAGTAGATGGCCAGATGATGACACTACTTTAGTACAGTTACGGAGAGATAGAAACAACAAACTTACTGCAGATTTTTTCAGAAGTGGAATATCACTAATTATTAATTTGCACTGGTACAAAAACTGTAATTTCTTTAGCTACAAACTTAAAGTCCCCACTTCATACATGCGTCAAGTACGAGGATTGCTTGGGAATTTTGATGGTAGTCTTAGTATTGATCGTGAGCTATTTACAAGAGAGAACCAGCCTGTACCCTACACATCGGATCAAGGAGTTTATTCCGCTATGACCTCAT GGATGGTGACAGAGTCACTTTTATTTCGTAATGCTTATGTACCTGTACCTAATGATGATGACCATGGTACAAGAAAGAGGCGTCAAGCACCAAATGCATATACTCCAACATTTTTTGATAACTTGAATTTTAATGACACACAAAGAACGCTTTGTGAAAACAATCGACAGTGTCTGTACGATTTGTTTATTACTGAAGACAATGATGTCGCACAGACTACATTGGACACAGAAAAAGAAACTAATATGACTATTGCAACTTTAA ATAATTTTCCACCAAACATTTCAGCTGAAGCTACTTTAAGGGTCAACCTAGGGGAACAGTCTGTTCTCGCTCTAAGTTTGGTTGATTCGGATGATAATTTTACATTGAATATCCAAGATGGCCTACCTGACAGCCCCATATTGGAGAAGATCTCAGATGGGGAGTATTTCTTTATGTGGACTTTGCAACAAGTTACCAACAAGACTCTTGTGTTCATTGCTAACGATACGAGAGGTGCTGCCTCACTTTTCATTCCAACTGTGGAAATCTGTGCCTGTGTCAATGAAGGAGTTTGCACACTGGATGGTTTACTCACCAGCAATACCACTGTTGTGATGAACTGCTTGTGTAGTGAAG CGTATGACGGGAGGTTCTGTCAGGAAGATCGCAATGGCTGTTCGGAGATCCAGTGTTTTGAGGGGGTGGAGTGCATGGACATTCCTGCTCCTGGGGTGGGGGCGGTGTGTGGAGATTGTCCCCTGGGTTACACAGGAGACTCACTCAAGTGTTACG ATATTGACGAGTGTTTCCTTGATGCTAATCTATGTGAACAAGTATGCACAAATACTGATGGAGGATTTGTGTGCTCTTGTGTGGAAGGCTATCAGCTTATGGCAAACCAGTgcgaag ATATTAATGAGTGCCATACTATTAACGATTGTCAGCAGCTGTGTCTTAACACTGAGGGCTCGTACACCTGCAGCTGTAATGAAGGGTTTAACCTGTCAACCGATGGTAGAAATTGTACAG CTGATTTTCCCTGTAATGGATCTTGTTCATTTGCGTGTGCTGTCATTGATGGACTAGAACAGTGCTATTGTCAAAATGGATTCCAACTGGACATCGTTAATGAAACCCTATGTATTG ATCAAAATGAATGCCAGGAGAGCAATCCTTGCGAGCATGAGTGCACCAACAACAAGGGCTCGTTCAGCTGCTCCTGTAGCACTGGCTATCAGCTCCTCAGTGATGGCAAAAGATGTGAAG ATATCGATGAATGCTTTCAAGCTGCTTTTATTTCAACTGACCTCTGTGAAAATGACCCAAACTCTCAATGTATAAATACCGAAGGATCTTTTGAGTGTACTTGTGCAGCTGGTTACAACAACCTAACAATAAATGGTTCCTGTCAAC GGGTGAGGAATGAGCCACCACCCAAAGTTGATGTGATTATTGATGAAACCAGCATTGAAAACAGTGTGAATTTCACCTCCTCAACATTGACACCTGACACA TTCACGCCAGATCGTCAGCAACTATTTAGAGAAACAACTGCAATTGCTGTCAATAACTATTGCACCTCAGTATCCTGCAAGTTGATACTTCCATCAGGAGAAATACAAAA AGTCACCCAACTCGTTATCTTTTCAGCAAATGTTGCCATTCCGACTTCCCTCATCAAGAAAAAAGACGGAGAGAATATGATGTTTGTTGTGTTTGTTCAAGTTGACGAAGCTTATCTCTCAAAAGATAATTTAGAGTACGCAATAATG AATGCTGCAGAACTCTACAAAATGAACGGATTCCTTCCCACTTTTGAGCTTACTCCTTCTACTCCAACTGTGTGGAGTGGTTCAGCACTGATCGGAGTGATAGTGGGAGTTATAGCAGTACCTATTGTTTTGGTGATACTAATTCTCCTAGCTGTTTTGTG TAAAAAATGCTGCTTCAATAAAAGTAAAATAAATCCGAGTCATCAGATTGAGTTGAGCACTGTTGTTGACAATCCTTTCCAAGATAAAGTCGATAAAGATCATCATTAA